One window from the genome of Hydra vulgaris chromosome 02, alternate assembly HydraT2T_AEP encodes:
- the LOC136076011 gene encoding E3 SUMO-protein ligase ZBED1-like, translated as MSPRKNKIWRYLQKTSDGAECKACKKSLKTKDGNTSGLHCHLEKKHSQDYVEYSEKTDDSLLPPLKKKQRTMVEMLETKSKYDKDNSIQKQFDSAMLDYFCTDLASYLAVEERGFKKLFDIANPKLSLHHRTIYSRKLSIWSREVQSGMKSIITEITPNLKSAAFTSDLWTSRAQDTYISWTFHAIDENWRLHHWTPHVQQFPGRHKGILIEEKLDFFLEELNLPVDLPMYCVNDHARNMKLAVKLSKRLDQYLCNNHILQCAVRDSFGMIAGMDDALQTCKDLASLTHQ; from the coding sequence ATGTCaccaagaaaaaacaaaatctgGAGATATCTTCAAAAAACAAGTGACGGTGCTGAATGCAAGGCGTGCAAAAAGTCTTTGAAAACAAAAGATGGAAACACAAGCGGACTTCATTGTCACCTCGAAAAAAAACACAGCCAAGATTACGTTGAGTATTCAGAAAAAACCGACGACTCTCTTCTTCCTCCTCTTAAGAAGAAACAACGAACCATGGTCGAAATGCTTGAAACAAAGTCCAAATATGACAAAGATAATTCCATTCAAAAACAGTTTGACTCTGCAATGCTGGATTACTTTTGCACTGATCTGGCATCCTATTTAGCAGTCGAAGAAAGAGGTTTCAAGAAATTATTTGACATTGCAAACCCTAAACTGAGCCTTCATCACAGAACAATATATTCAAGAAAGCTTTCAATTTGGTCAAGAGAAGTTCAATCTGGAATGAAGAGCATAATAACGGAGATTACGCCGAATCTAAAAAGTGCTGCATTTACTTCTGACCTTTGGACTTCTAGAGCTCAGGACACCTACATCTCTTGGACTTTTCATGCTATTGACGAAAATTGGAGACTACATCACTGGACACCCCATGTCCAACAGTTCCCAGGCAGACACAAAGGTATCTTAATTGAAGAAAAGCTGGATTTTTTCTTAGAAGAACTAAACTTGCCTGTTGATTTGCCAATGTACTGCGTAAACGACCATGCAAGAAACATGAAACTTGCAGTCAAATTGTCAAAGCGTCTTGACCAATACTTGTGCAACAATCATATTTTGCAATGTGCAGTTCGAGACTCATTTGGAATGATTGCTGGAATGGATGATGCGTTGCAAACATGCAAAGATTTGGCTTCTTTAACTCACCAGTAA